The genome window atctaataaggataggatgatgttcacatgaagtgtaattcccatttcttcttgaagccgaaataaatctgaggatgtttatcggacatgcttggtttttactgcaggtacgttaatcttgtaatatcaataaggacctaggtaatgttaccgttagcgttggttgagtgatggaggcatttgattgattgcatttgtagaaaactataaatgcggttataccaagcaaattgatagcagcactgtttgtatctttcgactgtcatttattgcatgtgctacaaaatcattctgtgcaatggaagatttaccaacgttacaccggtctgatacagttttgcctatacatgcgtgagactgagacgcctgtttattttgttttaagtgtgagaggggaatcgatgtgctttgattacagcttggtagttgtagtctgtgaaattaaaaagcacgtgtgtacgtgtgtgtgaagtatccaaacaatgacaccttcatttcattatggctgctttagcaacacaccttaagctactgtgtagtgggtcccatttagaagtggctacttcattcgcactttccttgactcatggagctgcgtgaatgttattacaacttttcgccacgatatgacagtttaagtccgcttgatactgtaaggcgtaaaccattggtttccaaagggattttatttgtgtcgccagcatagcctattgacaatttatgttgtaaataggcctaccttataaatcctacctgtagtttagggaagctaacagctttctattaggatctagtttgttagttaccgttttgtcataactccctgatgcatttttgcatttagaatagccagagcgtgtatatctcaatcggaaaattaaacaatatcgggtgcctatggactaggctgggtgaacccagcctgatctgcccgctatttattttttgatttcttaaaagattgagcttggtctgatgaaagccagactagccatggacctcagttacacaatgcaagggaacatgaatcagcctatatttgcacgaacaataacggacaaaagctcttcaactttggcccgttaaaatgtgtatgaacagtctagcgacgcatttcatcaaggcccatttggacatgtcagttatttgcaccactggttagatgtaaaacagcatttcgtttcagactaggctactgttacttaatttgtgcattgacaataaagtattacatgaactaaagatgacaaatcttatgtagaagaagaaacattcacaaaaaatccatccatccaaaaatgacctttgtttttgatagctgttgaaaacggcatggaactgacagagatgtttttgtttataaatacataaaaataaataaataaataaataaataaacaacattatgctgataccttttgtttttcccaaatacaatgtagcctacaggtgtaagtgacctttcatcaatccagttgcaatggatgaactgtgatgacctgccttacttgtgattgtttagagattttaaaggttttataacaatgctacatcttctttggctattctacaatctattcaccttttcagcaccagtaggctactttctgtgcagccgcacacacacactcaggcatgccaaacaagcatacacaaaagtttcaagagtgggggatggagtaaaatatggagacaaattgaagtgtgatttattttcgcggaacggatgtacaggactgagcggcggtcatattttgtaccgctatgcggtacatctagttaagtttgtgtgtgtttagagcagTTTGTTCTGCTCAATTttaagaaggagagagggtCTCTCTTCGGTCAGGCTTCGCTTGTCTTCTCATCCCTCCATTTTCCCTGACTTTCTTCTCCCTGTTTTTGAGTCAGTAGGAACCCCCTGTTGGGTCTGATCAGTTGTACAGCTGTTGGTGTTGATGGTGGCTTAGCGGCCCTTGTTTCACTACTGGATGACCTGACGTATTTCCCTAGAACTAACTCCAGTCCTGTATTCCCACAATTCTGTGGGGAAACCTCCAGAGAACTGAAGTTTTTTTCCAAGAAGAGCTGAATGACAAACTATACTTATGGCTCTGGATATACTGTTTGTACCCCAGCACTGCAGATGAACCTCGTTTTTatgaatattgtgtgtgtgtgtgtgtgtgtgtgtgtgtgtgtacgagaaaGGGCATGAGAAATAGTGACTTTGGCTTGGATGTCCTGGGTTCGCTTTGTGTTAGTGTTTTCCAGGGAGTTTCAGAGATGATGTTTGTATAATCTGCATGTTTGCATGCCATCAGTGCCCCAATAGACGTCCACGAGATCTAAAACAAACTTGATCAAACGAATACATCAAACGGAAAACAACACTTTCTAAATTTGGTTTTAAGGCAGCTGGGGAAGCTTTAAAAGGTGGTGTAAATTGTTGTCAGGCAGACAGGTTGGCTGCCCGTCATGGGTTCTTTCCCTCCACTAAGATGTTGATTTCCTGAAATGCTGAtgcagcacagacagacacgcttGTCCCAGAGTTTGCATATTTTTGCCATAACTCATTCCCAGACAATATTTTCCATAACAAAAGGCTGTCTGATAACTGACGCAGCtgtacagaggtgtgtgtgtgtgtgtgtgtgtgagggtgtgtcgACCCATTTCTTTGCTGCAACTGTTGGGATGGACTATTTTGATGTGAAAGGTGGACAAAAGAGGACCTCAAAAAGAGGGCGAGGGaccagcaagagagagggagagagacgtgTTGAGGAATATGCTCGGTGTGGCTGTGTCGTAAACACCCATTAGCTCGGTGTGGCTGTGTCGTAAACACCAGATGGTGAGTCTCTGCCTGCTGTCTCTTCAAAGTGACCATCGCCGGGGACACCGTAGGCGGGATGGAGGGCCACACTCATCGTGTATGTCGCCTCTACGGTCACCATGGTTACAGAGGTCAGAAAGCCCTCCTCTCCTAAAGAAAGGCACCCGTGCGCATGATGCcagttcactcacacactcacactcacactcacacacactggaccGGCACCATGTGGTGTTGTTCAAATGATCGGAATCAGgtcaccgtcacacacacaccaccttgctCTTGCTTTTGAGTCAGACTCTTGGTTTTggtttcctcttctctctctatctgcatctctatctatatctctctatctctatctccatctctctacccctcttcctcccctctctcctccagccaCCACTGGTCAGCAGCATGCAGGCACATTGGCATTCACATCGGCGCTTCTGGGGCCAGTGTTAGAGTTCTGGGCGCATGCACAGTGCAGCTGTTAGGTGTGCCTGATGCTAGTGGTCTCACTTCTCAGAGCAGGGTGGAGCTGTGTGGCGTCACATCAGATGTTTTAGGTGTGTGTAGCGTGCAATACtgcatgtccatgtgtgttagtgcatgtgtgtgttgtcctgctCGGAGTGCAGTGGAATTACGTCACGTCTGGTGGGTCATTTGGTACGTTGGTCCTTCTGGGTGAGGTTCCCCTGTCATTCAGTCACGTAAGACATGAGTCACAGAAAGATGGCTGCCATAAGGTCATGAGCaaatgccgtgtgtgtgtgtgttgactgtatCGTTGGTCCCAGTCAGCAGTTCTCTAATGAAGCCCATTAGCTCCTGTGTCCAGCACAGCAGTCAGGTTGCCACCCCTGCCTAAAAACACACAGGCATCAGCTCCCCACGTCTACTCCATCTCAATCTCCGAGTCGTCTACTCTGCTAGGTGGTAATTGCTTTGGGTTGGCTCAGAGCTGGCCAGCGCACACATCAAAGCACTAGCAATGATGCCGGTTGATGGTTGGATCGCCATGTGTTGCCTTTTTGTGGTGAAAAGAAGTTGCCCTTTCACACTCCGTTAAGAATGCCCACAGTCAACtagcatgtaggctacattctgctgctggtgctgatgATGGGTCCCTCCACTCATCCAGAGGCAGAACACTTAACTACCAGGATTGTGTAGGAATATCTGATGATTAGGTAGGCAAGGTAGGCAACTTGAAAGGCCAATCAGAGGAACTCTTTTTGACGATGGCTCCGAGCCGCAAACAAGCCATTGGAGTTTGGACATGTGAATGGTGCTCTGCACTTCACATTGATTTGGGCTGCAGGCACTTATCGACCGGCCTGACCTCATCAGACGTCTGACCGTCGGCTAGGTGTGCTCTTAGATTGCAGTAGGCCAAGAGGAGGGGTTGGTGAAGTGAGCTACGATGTCAGCTTTTGAATGAGGTGGATTGCATTTCCTTTttccttttcccctctctctcccaataCAATTCAGCAGATCTGATGTTGTGTAATCGGAACTGCTTACCCGGCTGTTGACGTCCAGTTcataaaaaaatctcccgtCTTAGCTCCCTGTAACAGgagactgaaacacacacacacacacacacacacacacacacacacacacacacacacaccaaccactcGCTAAGACTCAAGGAGAACAATGGAGCAAGGCACCTCAAGTTCTTGGTCACACCAGGTTGTAATGTCTCAGGTCAAGGCACGGCCCCAGTCGTGTCCTTACAACTCCTTAAAATACCTCTGCCCTTTTAAGAAGTAGACTGGGAATGTCCCCCGCTTCATCTGTTGGCCTTGAGCTGGGCGACTGGGGGCCCCTTAATACCGGCTTCCTGGTGGTGGGTGTGGGGAGTGTGGCCCTGGTAGGTCCATATGGGGACGTTGCCCTGTGGACGGTGGTCTGGTCCGTATTTGTGTGCGCTGCCTGGAGCCTgcttcctctctccacctccccatttctctctcctgaCCTCGTTTAGTTCTTTCCGCTGGACTGGACGGGTTTAATATTAGAAGCACTCACCCTGTGCCTGCGTCTGTGTCTGGCTGCCTTCTCTGCTGTCTGCGCTCTCTTCATACCTGTGCTTCCCTCGTGGCTGTTGTCCTtgtgtgaactgtgtgtgtgacggagagagagaaataaatatgATATTATAATGGAATTCTAGTGTAGTCTGTCCCCATACTCCCCGTATGTTTTAAGAGTATGACTGGCTCAtaatgtaagagtgtgtgtgtgtatttgtttgtttggtttattATGAGTGTCCCCCCCTTTCCTGTGAACAGGGAAGACGTCCTTATTCCTGGAAGTGGTCAGTGCGTCACTTACAGTAGAAGGAAGTGACCTCTCCGtgtgctgtagcctatatttacCGTGCCACCATCATCTCCCAATCTCCCCATTTCACTGGCGTCTGGTCCCCCCTTCAGAGGCTCTGAGAGCAGAACACTGCCATCATTATGCTATTTCCCTAGCGTACATGCTTTGAAGGgagaattctttttttttgtccttatTATTTGAAGTAGGATTATTATTGTCCCCCCTCTATCCATAAATACACTTCTTTCATACGGCAGAAGCTCAAGGGGTTGAACATGAATTATTACTTATTTttgtttccttccttccttccttccggTGAGTCtcggtgtgtgtgctttttgtgtTCTTGCCATTTTTGTTCTTTCCAAATGCTGTCTATTAAATATGCAACCACCTCAAGaagttgcttgtgtgtgtgtgtgagagagagagagagagcgagcgactGCATAGCTTCATACCATGTCAGTTTTCAGTATGTGTTTAGATTTATGTTTGAGTTATGTTTgagttatgtttatgttactcACCTAGTTACTTCCAGATTAAAGacattatttttaaatttgtaaaattaattctgtgtgtgttgttcctCTCTGCAGGTCCCTCAGCTGTGTGACGTAGGAGCGCTGCGTGAGGTCTGACACAAGCCGGTACAcctgtgtgcgagtgtgttctGAAGGACATTTGCTTTCCTTGAAGCAGCAGTGGCTGAAGAGAATAACACCATCAAAcccactcactacacacacacacaagctgcttTGATGAGGTAACATTGGGCAGCGGAGGACAAACCTACCCCAAGTAGCACCCTTCtcaccctccttccctccctccctctttccctctctttccccctcctcccctccctcccttcccatccttctctcctcctgttgctatccccccccatcccccatcaTGGGTCAGAAGATCTCAGGGAGCATCAAGTCGGTGGACGTGCGTGGCGGTGAGCCGTCTTTCCGACCGGTGCGGCGCGAGCTCCGCGGGCCGGACTTCTGCCGCCCGGCGCGGCTAGACCTGCTGCTGGACATGCCATCGGCGCCAGCCGACCTTCAGCAGCGGCACGCCTGGAACCCGGACGACCGCTCGCTCAACATCTTCATCAAGGACGACGACCGGCTGACCTTCCACCGGCACCCAGTGGCGCAGAGCACCGACTGCATCCGCGGGCGCGTGGGCTACACGCGCGGCCTCCACGTCTGGCGCATCCACTGGCCGTTGCGCCAGCGCGGCACACACGCCGTGGTCGGCGTGGCCACGGCCGGCGCGCCGCTCCACTCGGTAGGCTACACGGCGCTGGTGGGCAGCGACGGCGAGTCCTGGGGCTGGGACCTGGGCCGCAACAAGCTCTACCACGACAGCAAGAACCGGCCGCCCTCGCAGGCGCCCAGCTACCCGGGCTTCCTCGAGCCCGAGGAGGCCTTCGCGCTGCCCGACGCGCTCACTGTGGTGCTGGACATGGACGAGGGCACGCTCAGCTTCATGGTGGACGGACAGTACCTGGGTGTGGCCTTCCGCGGCCTGAAGGGCAAGAAGCTCTACCCAATCGTTAGCGCCGTGTGGGGCCACTGTGAGATCACCATGAGATACATCAATGGCCTGGACCGTGAGTCTTTCCTTTAAACATGtgttgtctttctgtctctctgaggCTCATGCAGTTTGTTTTTCCACACCTTTCCCCAttatctcttcttttcttctcttctatgCTCTCTTACTCTTCTCTTTacgtttctctttctctacttcCTGTCCCTCCCTTTCTGGCAGGTCTCACTTTCTCAACATCAGAATTGCTTGGATGTTTTGGAGAATTGCCTCCACTGATACATGATCTCTTAATATGCATAATGTTCTGTAATAGCTTTTTGGTTGATTACTTTTTGGTTGTGTCTGGTGAGAGATAATAAGAGAAACTCTTATTGTGGAGTCTGGGCTAAAATGTTGACTAAATCACTAGAATGCCACAGCTTGAGAACAAACATATAGTAGATTAGATATGACAGGAACTTTTGACCTATTTGTACTCTTACCTGCATCAACTATTTGTAGAGCTTAGCTATGAGGTCTCCATTTCATCTCTGTTGATatggtgtacgtgtgtgcgcacacacatttttttgaaGTGTTAATGTATCAGTAAAGCCAAgtaagtgtttgtttttttttgtttttttgctgctGTAATCTTCCTCCGAcaggctgtgtttgtgtatgaagcGGTCGTGCCCTGAGGTGTGCTGTTAGAGGCCCTCGGAGTGCTATTTGATTTCACCACGTCTGATCTGTTTTTAGCCTTTAGCTTCTCTCTCTTATCGTTTTTCCTCACTGACACGCTCTTTTtatgtttgctctctctctctctctctctctctctctctctctctctctctctctctctctcttctctctctctctctctctctctctctctctctctctctctctctctctctctctctctctctctctctctcctctctctctctctctctctctgatttattttttctcttttctttctctctgtcgtttcttctctctctcgcactctgtCAGGTGTGTTCTGTCTGCTCTGTTCAGAAAGACATGTTCTCCTTCAAAAACTTCACAATCTCAAGGCTCAACCTTTTATATCAGTTATATTCAATGTGATGGTCTCCTGGGAAGAGGAGCCCtgaagtgtttttgtgtgtgtgtgtttcctcgtACTGCTGTACTGAACGCGATAAAGAGGGCTGAACCTTTATTGAGCCAGGAAGGCTCATTGCCGTGGTCAGCCAGGCCGTGTTGATGCATCCTGGTGCAgttgaggtggtggaggagcagCGCATACACATCTATTGCAGAATATGACACCTTAGCACGTATGCTAGCGCTGCCAAGGAGGGGGGATGCTCTACAGCAATCGTTTAGTCATGTTCGTAATCACAATTAAATACGATCGAGGAGGATGGAGCAGTAAAAGGTTATGTTTAACTCTTGTGTTTTTACCTGTAattgatgaggtgtgtgtgtttgtggtgaagCTAGAGGAGATGCTGAGATTGAAAGTGCCATGTGAAGCTGGGAACGGAGCATAGAATCTAATGGGGAAGAGCCCTTATTTCCATGGCCCTGTCTTCAGAGTGGCAGAGACCGATGTGGCTGAACTTCTCCACTACAGCCTCCACTTTAGTTTTCAAATGCCACAGCGTCTCATTCAGGACTAAATGCGCAGATCAACCGAGCTGaatgagtttgtatgtgtggcggTGTGGTTATAGagaagggaggtgtgtgtgtcaccagagGAGTTATAAGGTCCTGCTCATCATCAGCAGTGTGATGTATTTCTTCCTGTAAAGACAAGTGACAGATgaccgagagagagggagagagagagagggagaagagaaagacGTTGGGAGAGCGAGAGGAAGGCTGCCATCCTGCCTGTCATGGCATGGGAGTGTGAGGCGTCGGTAATAAGCACGAGAAGGTGTGAGATGTCAGAAGGCGTCGCCACTGGTGACTCATCCAGACAGCctcctgccaacacacacacactcactcactcactcacacacaccacactcacacacactcactcactcactcaccccacTGCAATTGGATTTCTGTCCATCCAACATacgggggtgtgggtgggtgtataaGTCagggtttgtgtgtctgtgtgtgtgtctgtgtgtctctttgtgccTATGTTTGTTGCTATAAGGCAATGAAGACATCAGAGCTCCATTAAAACGACAGGCGAGACTGCAACAAACATCAATACAGCTCTGTGTGACATGGGGAGAGCCATTGAGTAGAGGATTGTGGAAGAGAGCgtacgtgtgcacacacacgcacacacacacacacacacacacacgcgcgcgcacacacacacacacacacacgatgaggGAACGGAAGCCATGTGAGAAAATAACAGACTCAAGTCtcctgcacatgcacacatgcaggctatggtgtgtatgtgtagaaaGTAGGCGGCATATGGGAGCAAGTGGAATTCTGCTGGAATCCTCCGATGTGTATCTACTCCTGAAAGCACTGATTGTGTGGCTGTGGGGGAAAGCagacggttgtgtgtgtgtgtgtgtgtgtttgtgtgtcgttTGAGGCTAGATGGAATGTGGAGGAGATGGGCCATGTTTGTGCTCAGATGAGGTTTCGAATGGAATGGCTCTGGATGTGTGTGCTGAAAGACACACTCTTGTGAGTTCGAAGCTGAGAGGAAGGCCGACAGGCAGCCTGGTGTTTGTTAGAAGAGACAGAGCTATGTGTGTCTGGttgtaagggagagagacattGTGTAGCAAATAATGATTGAAAATGAGTGGAGATGGTGTTTTGTGGAGTCTGTTAAGCATCTTTGAGAGAAATCCGTAGACTTGGTGATTGAAATCTGTATAGTACTTATAAAGCTATGTGCTTTTGTGAGAACCAAGTAAGTCAGACATTATTGTAAGCCAGTGTTGTGGAGATTGAAATGTAAGTtttgttaaatgtgtgtgtatgtctgcaatAGTTTAGTGTGTGGAAGAGGGAGCTggaaaggatgtgtgtgtgtgtgtgtggggggggggggggggtgtatcagcagatgcgtgtgtgtgtgtgtgtgtgtgtgtgtcagtggctaCTCTGGGCTTTGAAGTGATTTGTGGTCCTGTTAAGCAACTTCGGAGATGACTTGTTTATTACTTTAATGTCAAGGTTATTTTTGGTGGATGGAGAAATAGTTGAGCAAGACCAAGTACACGTGAGCATGCCCAGCTGTTGGGTAAATAAAGTTGGTGAATGACTCTTTGTCGTACAAATATGCGTGCCTTCAAACATCTGCTTAtttttatttagttttgttcATGGTCGAGTAGCCAAAAAGCACTTCAATCAATTGACGACTTCTCACAGTTATGTATTATGTTCAcagatctctccctctccctctaccaGCATCTCCTCTCCATAGcacatatatatgtgtttgtgtggtgtgacgACCATGGCTAGAAAAAATAGCTGAGN of Alosa sapidissima isolate fAloSap1 chromosome 1, fAloSap1.pri, whole genome shotgun sequence contains these proteins:
- the spsb4a gene encoding SPRY domain-containing SOCS box protein 4a gives rise to the protein MGQKISGSIKSVDVRGGEPSFRPVRRELRGPDFCRPARLDLLLDMPSAPADLQQRHAWNPDDRSLNIFIKDDDRLTFHRHPVAQSTDCIRGRVGYTRGLHVWRIHWPLRQRGTHAVVGVATAGAPLHSVGYTALVGSDGESWGWDLGRNKLYHDSKNRPPSQAPSYPGFLEPEEAFALPDALTVVLDMDEGTLSFMVDGQYLGVAFRGLKGKKLYPIVSAVWGHCEITMRYINGLDPEPLPLMDLCRRAARLALGRERLQEIETLPLPQSLKNYLQYQ